In one Lolium rigidum isolate FL_2022 chromosome 3, APGP_CSIRO_Lrig_0.1, whole genome shotgun sequence genomic region, the following are encoded:
- the LOC124701803 gene encoding probable methionine--tRNA ligase, whose product MASPPPPPPKLPIPGRRNILITSALPYVNNVPHLGNIIGCVLSADVFARYCRLRGYNAIYICGTDEYGTATETKALEEKCSPKEICDKYHAIHDEVYKWFDIKFDKFGRTSSPQQTEVCQSIFHKLMENKWLAENTMQQLYCDTCQRFLADRLVEGKCPTEGCNYEAARGDQCENCSKLLNPTELIDPKCKVCKNTPRIRDTDHLFLELPLLSDKLVNYINNTSVAGMWSQNAIQATNAWLKEGLKQRCITRDLKWGVPVPHEKYKDKVFYVWFDAPIGYISITASYTPDWEKWWKDPDNVELFQFMGKDNVPFHTVMFPSTLLGTGENWTMMKTISVTEYLNYEAGKFSKSHGIGVFGNDAKITNIPPEVWRYYLLMNRPEVSDTLFTWDDLQAKLNSELLNNLGNFINRVLSFVAKPAGAGYDSIIPDAPNAESHPLTNALAEKTNKWVEQYLEAMEKVKLKQGLKSAMAISSDGNAYLQESQFWKLYKEDPATCAIVMKTSVGVVYLLACLLEPFMPPFSREVLRQLNMSPDEDLTFCDDKGDTAKAKRPWDFIPAGHKIGKPVPLFKELTNAEVEAFRSKFAGSQAERSSKAEADAEAKKVADKLKGTKLSEGSSKKKQSGGSKSKTAEELSVSKLDIRVGLIRKAEKHPDADSLYVEEIDVGEEAPRTVVSGLVKYIPLEEMQNRKVCVLCNLKPVAMRGIKSHAMVLAASNEDHTKVELVDPPESAVVGEKVTFAGHSGEPEASLNAKSKTWEKLSADLHSNGELVACYKDVPFSTSAGVCKVKTIANGEIR is encoded by the exons ATGGCgtcacccccgccgccgccgccgaagcttcCGATCCCCGGCCGCCGGAACATACTCATCACCAGCGCGTTGCCCTACGTCAACAACGTCCCGCACCTCGGGAACATCATCGGCT GCGTGCTCAGCGCCGACGTGTTCGCGCGGTACTGCCGGCTGCGGGGGTACAACGCGATCTACATATGCGGCACCGACGAGTACGGGACGGCCACCGAGACCAAGGCCTTGGAGGAGAAGTGCTCGCCCAAGGAGATCTGCGACAA GTACCATGCTATCCATGACGAAGTTTACAAGTGGTTCGACATAAAGTTTGACAAGTTTGGGCGGACTTCCTCTCCCCAACAGACAGAAGTCTGCCAGTCGATTTTCCATAAACTGATGGAAAACAAATGGCTCGCAGAGAATACCATGCAGCAG CTTTACTGTGACACGTGCCAACGATTCTTAGCCGATAGGCTCGTAGAGGGGAAATGTCCTACAGAAGGCTGTAATTATGAAGCAGCAAGAGGTGATCAATGTGAAAATTGCAGCAAATTGTTGAACCCTACTGAGTTAATTGATCCGAAGTGTAAG GTCTGTAAGAATACTCCACGTATTCGTGACACAGATCACTTATTCTTGGAGCTTCCTCTATTGAGTGATAAGTTGGTAAACTACATCAACAATACTTCGGTAGCTGGCATGTGGAGTCAAAATGCTATTCAAGCAACAAATGCATGGTTGAAGGAAGGGTTAAAGCAACGCTGTATCACCAGAGATCTTAAATGGGGAGTTCCTGTTCCACATGAGAAGTACAAAGACAAG GTGTTCTATGTTTGGTTTGATGCACCAATTGGGTACATATCTATCACAGCATCCTATACGCCTGATTGGGAGAAATGGTGGAAGGATCCTGATAATGTAGAATTGTTCCAGTTCATGGGTAAAGATAATGTGCCATTTCACACG GTCATGTTCCCTTCAACACTACTGGGAACTGGTGAAAACtggacaatgatgaagaccatAAGTGTTACAGAATATTTAAATTATGAAGCAG GAAAGTTTTCGAAGAGTCACGGTATTGGTGTCTTTGGTAACGATGCGAAGATTACAAATATTCCTCCTGAAGTATGGCGATACTACTTGCTTATGAACCGCCCCGAG GTATCAGATACACTGTTCACTTGGGATGATTTACAAGCTAAATTGAACAGTGAGTTGCTGAACAACCTGGGAAACTTCATCAACCGCGTGCTAAGCTTTGTTGCGAAACCAGCTG GAGCTGGATATGACTCCATCATACCTGATGCTCCTAATGCTGAGTCACATCCACTGACGAATGCACTTGCAGAAAAAACTAATAAATGGGTTGAACAATATCTTGAGGCAATGGAGAAG GTTAAACTAAAACAGGGACTGAAGAGTGCGATGGCGATTTCTAGTGATGGAAATGCATATTTGCAG GAGAGCCAATTTTGGAAGCTTTATAAGGAAGATCCAGCAACCTGTGCCATTGTGATGAAAACTTCAGTTGGTGTTGTCTATCTCCTTGCCTGTCTGCTGGAGCCTTTTATGCCACCCTTTTCTAGAGAA GTGCTGCGACAATTAAATATGTCCCCAGATGAAGATCTGACCTTCTGTGATGATAAAGGAGATACTGCCAAAGCAAAAAGACCCTGGGATTTTATACCAGCAGGACACAAAATAGGAAAGCCAGTCCCCCTATTTAAGGAACTA ACAAATGCTGAAGTGGAGGCGTTTAGGAGTAAATTTGCGGGCAGCCAAGCTGAAAGGAGCTCAAAGGCAGAAGCTGATGCTGAAGCCAAGAAAGTTGCTGACAAGCTCAAGGGCACAAAATTATCTG AGGGTAGTTCAAAGAAGAAACAATCTGGTGGTTCGAAATCAAAGACAGCAGAGGAACTCTCAGTTTCCAAGCTGGATATTCGAGTAGGGCTTATCAGAAAAGCAGAGAAGCATCCAGATGCTGATTCACTTTATGTAGAAgagattgatgttggagaagaggCACCAAGAACAGTGGTTAGCGGCCTTGTGAAATACATccctcttgaagaaatgcag AACCGGAAAGTGTGCGTGCTCTGCAATCTTAAGCCAGTGGCAATGCGCGGTATAAAATCACACGCTATGGTTTTGGCTGCATCGAATGAAGACCATACAAAG GTTGAGTTGGTTGATCCTCCAGAATCCGCAGTCGTGGGAGAGAAGGTGACCTTTGCTGGGCACTCCGGAGAGCCAGAGGCTTCTCTTAACGCCAAGAGTAAGACTTGGGAAAAGTTATCCGCTGACCTGCACAGCAACGGCGAGCTTGTGGCATGCTACAAAGATGTTCCGTTCTCAACTTCGGCTGGGGTATGCAAGGTCAAGACTATAGCAAATGGGGAGATTCGTTAA